A genomic region of Bubalus kerabau isolate K-KA32 ecotype Philippines breed swamp buffalo chromosome 10, PCC_UOA_SB_1v2, whole genome shotgun sequence contains the following coding sequences:
- the CTXN2 gene encoding cortexin-2, with protein sequence MSSTYCGNTSAKMSVNEVSAFSLTLEQKTGFAFVGILCIFLGLLIIRCFKILLDPYSSMPSSTWEDEVEEFDKGTFEYALA encoded by the coding sequence ATGAGTAGTACTTACTGTGGCAACACTTCAGCTAAGATGAGTGTCAACGAAGTGTCAGCTTTCTCATTGACTCTGGAGCAGAAAACTGGCTTCGCTTTTGTTGGGATTTTGTGTATCTTCTTGGGACTTCTTATTATCAGATGCTTCAAAATCCTGTTAGACCCATACAGTAGCATGCCTTCCTCTACATGGGAAGATGAAGTAGAAGAGTTTGATAAAGGGACATTTGAATATGCACTTGCCTGA